TATAAGAGAGACTTTTATGTTGATCTATTGCTATTATTCCATGGATTATGAGAAGAATATGATTAATATATATTTGTTGAAAATAAATAAAACTTAACTATTAAATACTTGAATGTGAGGATGAAATCATGCAGATTCGTGAAATGAAAGAAAAGGATAATCAAAGAATGGAGCAAATTATTAAACGCTCTTTGGAATCATTTGACTTGAACATCCCAGGAACAGCCTATTTTGATCCCGAGCTGAGCAGTTTATCACAATATTACCAGCAACAACCAAATGCGAAATATTGGGTTGTAGTGAATGATCAAGATGAAGTGATAGGCGGTGTCGGAATTGCACCATTTGGACAAAAAAAAGAGGTCTGCGAGCTGCAAAAGCTCTATATTTCACCCGAAGCTCAAGGGAAAGGTCTGTCGAAAGAATTGATGAAAGTAGCAATCGACTTCGCAAAGGAACACTATACATGCTGTTACCTAGAGACATTTAAGGAACTCCAAGCAGCTAATTTCCTTTATATTAAATTTGATTTCCGACAACTCGAAAAACCACTAGAGGAATCAGAACATAATGCCTGCGACGCTTGGTATATAAAAAAATTATCATAAAGCTCCTGAGTATGATACTAATGAGCTATAAAAGTTCAGGGATTCTATATATGTAGGGCAATCTAAGAAGCTTGACAAACTATTAACGTATTTCCCTATAATCATATATTCAAAAAACCTTTGCTAAGGCTGAGCAAAGGTTTTTTTCCACAAGAAATTTACCCTTAATTAGTTACCATAAAAACTATTCTCGATAGTTATTCTAATTAAGTAATCATTACTTCATATATTTTCTATTACTCTAGCAACACGATAACTGTTAAGTTTTAATGTTTTAGCTCCACAGCGATTAATAATTTCATCGTTAGTAGTTTGGACTTCATCACGCCCTGAAGCTTGAAATGAATTAGACCAAGCTTCTTCCGATAGCCACTGGGCATAGTTAATAACTCGCTTACCGT
This sequence is a window from Priestia filamentosa. Protein-coding genes within it:
- a CDS encoding GNAT family N-acetyltransferase encodes the protein MQIREMKEKDNQRMEQIIKRSLESFDLNIPGTAYFDPELSSLSQYYQQQPNAKYWVVVNDQDEVIGGVGIAPFGQKKEVCELQKLYISPEAQGKGLSKELMKVAIDFAKEHYTCCYLETFKELQAANFLYIKFDFRQLEKPLEESEHNACDAWYIKKLS
- a CDS encoding antibiotic biosynthesis monooxygenase family protein — protein: MPKIEENQLFTVIIEWEVNPKYQQDLINGLTNQIETYFKDYDGFISSSFHASEDGKRVINYAQWLSEEAWSNSFQASGRDEVQTTNDEIINRCGAKTLKLNSYRVARVIENI